TCGAGACGCGGCACACGCAGATCCTGCACCTGCGCGGCGCGGTCAAGGAGGTCGCGCTCACGTTGCGCCGAGCGGATGCCTCGGCATTGCCGGTGCTGATCAATTCAGTGCTCCTGGCCGATGAGGAACCAGCCGTGATCCGCACCGCGATCTTCGACGCCACCGATCGACTCGAATACGAGAGCGAGCTGCTGCGGGCGCGACGGTCGGCCGAATCATCCGAGGCGCGCGTCCGCGTCCTGCAGGACGTGTCGAGCCTGTTCGGCGTCAGCGTCAGCGACGAAGATGTCGCACGAGCCTTCGCCGACGTCGCTCGCGTCGCCTTCGACGCGACTGAGACGACGGTGCTGCTGCGCGACGACGAAGGCTTTCTCCAGGCGGTGGCGGGCGTCAATCCCCTGGCCGGCACCGTGCCCCCGATCGACTCGCTGCGCAACACGCTCGCCGAGATCGTCGTCCACGCGGATGACGTCGAGGTGGAGCATCCGCTGCTGGCCGCCGGCATGCGCAACGCCCGCCTCGAGTCGCTCAGCATCACCCCGTTGACCAACGACGCCGACCACCTCGGCGTGCTGGTCTGCTTCTTCGGCCGGCGCCGCGACTTCGACGAGCACTTCTTCGAGCTGCAGCGCGCATTGGGCCGGCAGGCTTCGCAGACCCTGGTGCGCGTTCGGTTGCAGCGGAAGCTCGAGCATCTCGCCCTGCACGATGCGCTCACCGGCCTCGCGAATCGGGAACTGCTGCAGCGCGGGATCGACGCCGCACTCGATGATGCGCAGGAAAGCGGCGAGCCGCTGTCGATCGTGTTCCTCGACGTCGACGAATTCAAGTCGGTGAACGATCGCTGGGGGCACGCGACCGGCGACGCGGTGCTGCACGAGCTCGCCGTCCGCCTCAGCGCGGGGGTCCGCAGCGACGACGTCGTCGCCCGCATCGGCGGCGATGAATTCGTGGTGCTGTGCACCGCCGCTGATCTCACCGCTGCCGCGGCGATCGCCGATCGCATTCTCAACCTGACGCGCCGAGCGCTCGTGATCGACGGGACGCCGATCCACGTGTCGATGAGCGCCGGCGTCAGCACCTACCAGCCTGGGCAGGACCCGCGTCCGACCAGCGAACACCTGCTCACGCGAGCAGACGGAGCGATGTACCGCTCCAAGGGATCCGGCAAAGACCGGGTCACGATCGACTCACCATCCTGAGTCAGTAAGGACCGTGCCATGCCGGTAACCGACGCCGCCCGACGTCCGACTTCCCACAGCGTGCTCGTGATCGGAGGCGGCAACGCCGGTCTCTCGGTGGCCGGCAGGCTCCGCCGACTCGGGGTCAAGGACATCGCGGTCATCGAGCCGCGCACCGAGCATCTGTACAAGCCGATCTTCTCCCACATCGCGGGCGGGACCGCGCCGGCGAGCAAGGCGGTGCGCAGCCAGAGGTCGGTCACCCCGAAGGGGGTGGAATGGATCCAGGATGCTGTCACCTCGATCGATCCCGACGCCGACACCGTCACGCTGGCATCCGGCTCGGTCGTCGGCTACGACCACCTGATCATCTGTCCCGGCATCCAGAAGGATTGGGACGGCATCCCCGGCCTTGCCGAGGCGATGCGCACTCCGGAGGGCATCTCCAACTACGAGTTCGACCTCGCGCAGAAGGCCTCCGCCCGCCTGCGCGACATCACCCGCGGCACGGTGGTCTTCAGCCAGCCCGCGGGTCCCGCCTCGTGCGCCGGGGCAGGCCAGAAGCCGATGTACCTCGCCTGCGACTACTGGCGTGCCCGCGGCATCCTGTCCGACATCGAGGTCGTCATGCTCGTCCCCGACGAGACCGTGTTCGGCATGCCAGACATCGACCGGGAGCTCAACCGGAAGATCGCGGAGTACGGCATCACGCTGCGGACGCAGACGACGCTGGGATCGGTGGATGCCGCGAGCCGCACGATCGTCACGGAGCATCCCGTGCGCGGCAGTGAGACGCTCTCGTACGACCTGCTCAGCGTCGAACCGCCGCAGTCCGCGCCGGACTGGCTCGTCGGCAGCGGCCTGACGGACGCGTCAGGATTCGTGGACGTGGACCCGTACACCCTACGCCACCCGCGGCACGGAAACGTGTGGGCACTCGGTGACGCAGCGGCTACCCTCAATTCGAAGTCCGGCGGAGCGCTGCGCAAGCAGACCCTCACGCTCGCGAAGAACCTCGTGGCGGTGCTGCGGGGCGAGCCGATGCCCGAGCGGTACAACGGCTACTCGGTCTGTCCGTTCACGGTCTCGCGGTCGACCGTGGTGTTCGCGGAGTTCGACGATCAGTATCGGCCGGTCCCGAGCGTCCCGTTCTGGAAGGGCTTGGCTCGCGAGCGCCGCCTCACGTGGGTCTTCGACCGGCACATTCTGCCTTGGGTGTACTGGCACATGATCCTGCAGGGTCGCGCGTGACGGGATGTCAACCCCTTCGTCCGATCCGCCGCGTCCGGCTGAATGGGAGGGAACACATCCCCCTATGAGCAGGAGCTTCCCATGGCACAGATCATCGAGACCATCGACGTGGACGTCCCCGTCAGCACCGCCTACAACCAGTGGACCCAGTTCGAGAGCT
This portion of the Microbacterium pygmaeum genome encodes:
- a CDS encoding sensor domain-containing protein, with product MNAADYEKLYRQAPCGLVSTTPAGIVVNVNDTLTAWTGYPAEDIVGRPFTSLLDAGSQIFFETRHTQILHLRGAVKEVALTLRRADASALPVLINSVLLADEEPAVIRTAIFDATDRLEYESELLRARRSAESSEARVRVLQDVSSLFGVSVSDEDVARAFADVARVAFDATETTVLLRDDEGFLQAVAGVNPLAGTVPPIDSLRNTLAEIVVHADDVEVEHPLLAAGMRNARLESLSITPLTNDADHLGVLVCFFGRRRDFDEHFFELQRALGRQASQTLVRVRLQRKLEHLALHDALTGLANRELLQRGIDAALDDAQESGEPLSIVFLDVDEFKSVNDRWGHATGDAVLHELAVRLSAGVRSDDVVARIGGDEFVVLCTAADLTAAAAIADRILNLTRRALVIDGTPIHVSMSAGVSTYQPGQDPRPTSEHLLTRADGAMYRSKGSGKDRVTIDSPS
- a CDS encoding NAD(P)/FAD-dependent oxidoreductase, which encodes MPVTDAARRPTSHSVLVIGGGNAGLSVAGRLRRLGVKDIAVIEPRTEHLYKPIFSHIAGGTAPASKAVRSQRSVTPKGVEWIQDAVTSIDPDADTVTLASGSVVGYDHLIICPGIQKDWDGIPGLAEAMRTPEGISNYEFDLAQKASARLRDITRGTVVFSQPAGPASCAGAGQKPMYLACDYWRARGILSDIEVVMLVPDETVFGMPDIDRELNRKIAEYGITLRTQTTLGSVDAASRTIVTEHPVRGSETLSYDLLSVEPPQSAPDWLVGSGLTDASGFVDVDPYTLRHPRHGNVWALGDAAATLNSKSGGALRKQTLTLAKNLVAVLRGEPMPERYNGYSVCPFTVSRSTVVFAEFDDQYRPVPSVPFWKGLARERRLTWVFDRHILPWVYWHMILQGRA